From the Pseudomonas baltica genome, one window contains:
- a CDS encoding response regulator transcription factor: MTHVLVVEDDFTTAREIEAALQDHGFSVSQVDNGRDALVRALSESFDLIVLDRMLHGALDGLAVLTALRAAGVATPVLILSALSALDERVRGLRAGGDDYLTKPFEFIELTARLDALNRRRIGPLATHSESRLKVGPLEVDLLKRSVRRGERVIELVPREYALLEHLMRNPDQVVTRTMLFEAVWNYSYDERTNVIEVHIGRLRRKIDAEQEPPMLHTVRGAGYVLRAPE, from the coding sequence ATGACCCACGTTCTGGTCGTCGAAGATGACTTCACCACCGCCCGCGAAATCGAGGCCGCCCTGCAGGATCACGGTTTCAGTGTCAGCCAGGTCGACAACGGCCGCGACGCGCTGGTCAGGGCTCTGAGCGAAAGTTTCGACCTCATCGTCCTTGATCGCATGCTCCACGGCGCCCTCGATGGCCTGGCCGTGCTCACCGCCCTGCGCGCTGCCGGGGTAGCCACCCCGGTGCTGATCCTCAGTGCCCTCAGCGCGCTGGACGAACGCGTGCGCGGTCTGCGTGCCGGCGGCGACGACTACCTGACCAAGCCGTTCGAGTTCATCGAGCTCACTGCGCGGTTGGACGCCCTCAACCGCCGCCGCATCGGCCCGCTGGCAACGCACAGTGAAAGCCGCCTGAAAGTCGGCCCGTTGGAGGTCGACCTGCTCAAGCGCAGCGTGCGCCGCGGCGAGCGAGTCATCGAACTGGTCCCGCGCGAGTACGCCCTGCTCGAACACCTGATGCGCAACCCGGACCAGGTGGTGACCCGCACCATGCTGTTCGAAGCGGTGTGGAATTACAGCTACGACGAACGCACCAACGTCATCGAGGTGCACATCGGCCGCCTGCGCCGCAAGATCGATGCCGAGCAAGAGCCGCCCATGCTGCACACGGTCAGGGGAGCCGGCTATGTACTCCGTGCGCCTGAGTGA
- a CDS encoding HAMP domain-containing sensor histidine kinase translates to MDFKQSLAQRIVIVFALMSTVVAGIFAIGIVAAVHVVERRLTDASMGGNLNRLLKVDNAQDWVHRPEKDELFFADNGPRDLALTDELRALPIGFQDAVFNQDPYFAMVGEVDGRKYVLLRDRQSVEHREQLLIAVVVGGFALSVVLAMVLGRLLARRVMAPVILLARQIRQRDETIALASPLSTDYAADEVGELAVAFDQTLGKLRAALGREQQFTADVSHELRTPLQGLQHACTSLLDNPDIDPRAQRQVVRIARASAEMHQLIETFLLLARASDPAAGSGQQATLHQVADDLVEIWGRQINEKGLEFSYECEVDSPTLFNHTCLYSVMGNLLRNAWHYTDQGFVRLTLQPHGFMVEDSGIGIPEEKRNAMFQPFVRGDERRGEGLGLGLSLVQRICNSQGWHVTLTSREPHGCRFSVEWGAVHLPALAKG, encoded by the coding sequence ATGGATTTCAAACAAAGCCTGGCGCAGCGCATTGTCATTGTCTTCGCGCTGATGAGCACCGTGGTGGCGGGTATTTTCGCTATCGGGATCGTGGCCGCCGTGCACGTGGTCGAGCGCCGCCTGACCGATGCCAGCATGGGCGGCAACCTCAATCGCCTGCTCAAGGTCGACAACGCGCAGGACTGGGTGCATCGCCCGGAGAAGGACGAGCTGTTCTTCGCCGACAACGGTCCGCGGGACCTGGCCCTGACTGACGAATTGCGCGCGCTGCCGATCGGTTTTCAGGACGCGGTGTTCAATCAGGACCCATATTTCGCCATGGTCGGCGAGGTCGACGGGCGCAAATACGTGCTGTTGCGCGATCGCCAGAGCGTCGAGCATCGCGAGCAGTTGCTGATTGCCGTGGTGGTCGGCGGTTTTGCCCTGAGCGTGGTGCTGGCGATGGTCCTCGGCCGTTTGCTCGCCCGGCGCGTCATGGCGCCGGTGATCCTGCTGGCGCGGCAGATCCGTCAGCGCGACGAAACCATTGCGTTGGCGTCGCCGCTGTCGACCGACTACGCCGCCGATGAAGTGGGCGAGCTGGCGGTGGCCTTCGATCAGACGCTGGGCAAACTACGCGCCGCTCTGGGCCGCGAGCAGCAGTTCACCGCCGACGTCAGCCACGAATTGCGCACCCCGCTGCAAGGCCTGCAGCACGCCTGCACCTCGTTGCTCGACAACCCTGACATCGATCCTCGTGCCCAGCGCCAGGTGGTACGTATCGCCCGCGCCAGTGCCGAAATGCATCAGTTGATCGAAACCTTTTTACTATTGGCCCGCGCCAGCGACCCTGCCGCCGGCTCCGGCCAGCAAGCGACCCTGCATCAGGTGGCCGACGATCTGGTGGAAATCTGGGGACGGCAGATCAACGAAAAGGGCCTGGAGTTTTCCTACGAGTGCGAAGTCGACAGCCCCACGCTGTTCAACCACACCTGTCTGTATTCGGTGATGGGCAACCTGTTGCGCAACGCCTGGCACTACACTGACCAAGGCTTCGTGCGCCTGACGCTGCAGCCCCATGGCTTTATGGTCGAGGACAGCGGCATCGGCATCCCCGAGGAAAAACGCAATGCCATGTTCCAGCCTTTCGTGCGCGGCGACGAGCGGCGCGGCGAGGGCCTGGGCCTGGGCTTGTCCCTGGTGCAGCGGATCTGTAACAGCCAGGGCTGGCATGTGACGCTCACCAGCCGTGAGCCCCATGGCTGTCGCTTTAGCGTGGAATGGGGCGCCGTTCATCTGCCGGCATTGGCAAAAGGCTGA
- a CDS encoding NUDIX hydrolase: MKQRATILCKRDQEILFVRKPKAKWNLPGGKVEDGETPFEAALRELAEETGVLAPNLDFIALYEGNKVLHHVFAIDVPKSTKASAQNEIANCKWLTWKELNDRDLNPSIKGLVKALGR, translated from the coding sequence ATGAAGCAGCGCGCCACTATTCTCTGCAAGCGCGATCAGGAAATCCTCTTTGTGCGCAAGCCCAAGGCCAAGTGGAACCTGCCCGGCGGCAAGGTCGAAGACGGCGAAACCCCCTTCGAAGCCGCATTGCGCGAACTCGCCGAAGAAACCGGCGTGCTGGCGCCCAATCTCGACTTCATCGCCCTCTACGAAGGCAACAAGGTGTTGCATCACGTCTTCGCCATCGACGTGCCGAAATCCACCAAGGCCTCGGCGCAGAACGAAATTGCCAACTGCAAATGGCTCACCTGGAAAGAGCTAAACGACCGCGACCTCAATCCGTCGATCAAGGGCCTGGTGAAAGCGCTCGGGCGCTGA
- a CDS encoding HAMP domain-containing sensor histidine kinase, whose amino-acid sequence MYSVRLSDIPRTISFRTGLMFLGLFLFSFLALFGYIYWQTTVYLRAEADAALHRQADNRSRLSSVDRLQEILVHNRQDADQRTPHSLFDAEGNHLAGAVKQLPDTKVFDRPSDYNWHKADDRHRPLRFMLHRLDDGNILMVAQDAHDIHEFNELLVRAMISGGVLLLLVGLVGSIALGYFARRRLDSLSHSISEIVKGDLSRRLPTRGNNDDVDRIAMVVNGMLDELERLMSEVKGVCDDIAHDLRTPLTRLMAGLERAQRRGVTADDYARTIDAALSEAGALLSTFRALLRISEIEDSARRSHFAPVDLNLVAADAAELFEPLAEERGISLTYAPSPNTPMISGDVQLLFDATCNLLDNAIKFSPDQGAVHLSISDGPEGVSLHVSDNGPGIAEAEREAVLRRLYRAEASRHTPGNGLGLSMVAAVARLHDMSLCIGDAQPGCLVELRLRPARA is encoded by the coding sequence ATGTACTCCGTGCGCCTGAGTGATATCCCGCGCACCATCAGTTTCCGCACTGGGTTGATGTTCCTGGGCCTGTTCCTGTTCTCCTTTCTGGCGCTGTTCGGCTACATCTACTGGCAGACCACCGTGTACCTGCGCGCCGAAGCCGACGCCGCGCTGCATCGCCAGGCTGACAACCGCAGCCGCCTGAGCAGCGTCGACCGCCTGCAGGAAATCCTCGTGCACAACCGCCAGGACGCCGATCAACGCACCCCGCACTCGCTGTTCGATGCCGAAGGCAACCACCTGGCGGGGGCCGTCAAACAGCTGCCCGACACCAAGGTCTTCGATCGCCCCTCTGACTACAACTGGCACAAGGCCGACGACCGCCACCGCCCGCTGCGCTTCATGCTGCACCGCCTCGACGACGGCAACATCCTCATGGTCGCCCAGGATGCCCACGACATTCATGAATTCAACGAGCTGCTGGTGCGCGCGATGATTTCCGGCGGTGTGCTGTTGCTGCTGGTCGGCCTGGTGGGGTCGATCGCCTTGGGCTATTTCGCCCGTCGCCGCCTCGATTCACTCAGCCACTCGATCAGCGAAATCGTCAAAGGCGACCTGTCACGCCGGCTGCCCACCCGCGGCAACAACGATGACGTCGACCGTATCGCCATGGTGGTCAACGGCATGCTCGACGAGCTCGAACGCCTGATGAGCGAAGTCAAAGGCGTGTGCGACGACATCGCCCACGATCTGCGCACGCCCTTGACCCGGCTGATGGCCGGCCTCGAGCGCGCCCAGCGCCGCGGGGTGACGGCCGACGACTATGCGCGCACCATCGATGCGGCGCTGAGCGAGGCCGGCGCGCTGCTGTCGACCTTCCGCGCACTGCTGCGCATATCCGAGATAGAGGACAGCGCCCGCCGCAGCCACTTCGCACCGGTGGACCTTAATCTTGTCGCTGCGGACGCCGCCGAGTTGTTCGAGCCCCTGGCCGAGGAGCGCGGCATCAGCCTCACCTATGCACCCTCGCCCAACACGCCGATGATCTCCGGCGACGTCCAGCTGTTGTTCGATGCGACCTGCAACCTGCTGGACAACGCCATCAAGTTCTCCCCGGACCAGGGTGCAGTGCACTTGAGCATCAGCGACGGCCCCGAGGGCGTCAGCCTGCACGTCAGCGATAACGGCCCGGGCATTGCCGAGGCCGAGCGCGAGGCAGTGCTGCGCCGCCTGTACCGCGCCGAAGCCAGCCGACACACCCCTGGCAATGGCCTGGGCTTGAGCATGGTCGCGGCGGTGGCGCGCCTGCATGACATGAGTCTGTGCATCGGCGACGCGCAACCCGGCTGCCTGGTCGAATTGCGGCTCAGGCCTGCACGCGCCTGA
- a CDS encoding response regulator transcription factor, which yields MRVLVIEDDGPTAHYLLRGLTEGGHVVDVAVDGHGGLAMALEAIHDVLVVDRRLPGLDGLQVIARLREQGVATPVLMLSAQGSTQDRVEGLRAGCDDYLAKPYAFAEVLARLDALCRGRQQQGQSLDQPRRLTVGELSLDCATRMATRQGRVITLQHRETLLLEKLMRHSGQVVTRDMLLDSAWNYAFDPNDNVIDKHIHRLRRKLDEGFEYSLIRTIAGAGYCFDGGKSTTP from the coding sequence TTGCGCGTGCTGGTGATAGAAGACGATGGTCCGACAGCCCATTACCTGTTGCGCGGGTTGACTGAAGGTGGCCATGTGGTGGATGTCGCCGTGGATGGCCACGGCGGGCTGGCCATGGCGCTGGAGGCGATCCACGACGTGCTGGTGGTGGATCGGCGCTTGCCGGGGCTCGACGGTCTGCAGGTGATCGCGCGGTTGCGTGAGCAGGGGGTGGCGACGCCGGTGTTGATGCTCAGTGCTCAAGGCTCGACCCAGGACCGCGTCGAGGGCTTGCGGGCCGGCTGCGACGATTACCTGGCCAAGCCGTATGCCTTCGCCGAGGTGCTGGCACGCCTGGATGCGTTGTGTCGGGGGCGCCAGCAGCAGGGCCAGTCGCTGGATCAGCCCCGGCGCCTGACGGTGGGCGAGTTAAGCCTGGATTGCGCCACGCGGATGGCCACGCGTCAGGGCCGAGTCATCACCCTGCAGCATCGCGAGACCCTGCTGTTGGAGAAACTCATGCGCCACAGCGGCCAGGTGGTGACGCGCGATATGCTGCTCGACAGCGCGTGGAACTATGCCTTCGACCCGAATGACAACGTCATCGACAAGCACATCCACCGTTTGCGGCGCAAACTTGACGAAGGCTTCGAGTATTCGTTGATCCGCACCATAGCGGGCGCGGGTTACTGCTTCGACGGCGGAAAATCAACAACCCCGTAG